The genome window CCGCAAGGAGAGAGTTCGCGTCACGGTCGTGATGATGTCGGGGGAGAAGCTGGAAGGCTATATCAAGTCCTTTGACAGCTTCTGCCTGCTCATCGAAAGTGGCGGCGATATCCTGCTCTACAAGCATGCCATCTCTTCCATCACCTCCTCAGATGGCTCTTTCCGTCTGCACGGGGGCAAGGACTGATTTTTCGTCAGCGGATTCTCCCCGTACCGGTTCCTGAGGTCCCTGTCTG of Desulfuromonadales bacterium contains these proteins:
- the hfq gene encoding RNA chaperone Hfq, whose product is MAKTPFNIQDQYLNQARKERVRVTVVMMSGEKLEGYIKSFDSFCLLIESGGDILLYKHAISSITSSDGSFRLHGGKD